The Nicotiana sylvestris chromosome 6, ASM39365v2, whole genome shotgun sequence genomic sequence AAACTGGTACTATTTCTATACTGTTTCGCTGTTTATCTAAATTTCATGCTCGGAGGTGAGAATCTCTCCAACTTGTTTTTAATCGGAGCTCAATAATGTGAATTTGCAAAGCAAATTTGTTTATAATTTATTTGTAGAGTTGTTTTGATGCTTGAAACTGCCAATTTCATAAAATGTATTATCAATCTGTGCTGAGTCTCTGTTCCTTGTGCAATGGGAATATTCGAGACATATAAATCCAGCTTAATCCTTTTCTGTATATACTGATGATTTTTGCAGATCATTAGCATGCACGGATTCAAAAAAATGGGGACTACAAAGGTAAAAAAATATAGCTCACGGCGttcctattttttattattatagcTAATTAATGTTTACTTACCTTGCCAAATTCTGTTTCTAATTGTTTACACAGAACGTTCTGATTGAGGCGGTGAAAACAATGGAGTTAATGGACCTTAGTCGCTCCACATTACAAGAGGAAATATCATCAGAAGAAGCGTTTGTTTCTGTTGATGAAGCAATCAAACACCTAACTCAACTCAACTGGCAAGAGTGCTGTGTCGCCTCTCTTCAAACCATTTGTTTCTCTGCTGATGAAGCTGTTAGAGACTACTCAAATCACTGCCACGAGAAgaagacaaagaagaagaagactaaCAATGATGCTTCAGCTTCCTCAATGCCGAATATTATGCTGCCACCAACTGACAAAGAAGGTTCGATCCGCTAGAAAAAGATGTACTGATTTCTCTAATTTCGTTGTTGCATAAGATTTTTACCAGCATTATTCAAATGAAATAGAATTCCAAATAGTGGATACAAGTAGTAGTGATTGATGCATATatagttgattgattgattgacAACCATGGCAATTGATTTTTAAGAGTGGCAAGCAAATGCAAATTGTGTGGTACAATGTTTTTTCCCATTTCTAACACATTTTACTGGATTGCTTTGGGATAAATTTCACCAATGGTCATTCAAGTTAAGTTCTGTAACACAAAAGTCACCTTTTTTTTTTCTGGTGACACAAAAGTCATTTTAGTAAAACCTAGTTGACATAAAAAAGGATAAAAGTGACCGGAAGATACAAATTTTGGCCGGAAAACTGACGCGACTATTCTAATCCTCTAATTAATTTAGTGAAATGGATTAATACAGTTAATATTCTCAGAAATTTTTTACACTGATATGTGGGGTAATTCTGGTACAAATGAAGTAACAGGAAGTCAAGCTGCTGATGAAGGTTGAGTATTAACTTGACAAAGCAGTCAACTATTACTGAGGTGACTACTTCCCTAAAAATTTTATGTATTAATGTATCGACGTTCttatagttttaattttttttacatgatttGGTCCTTCAGGTTGCTACGCAAGGTACTGATGTTGAACGAGATGGATATGGTGGTTCTACTCAAGGTGATGTTGTTGGACAATTTGGATATGGTGGTTCTACTCAAGGTGATGTTGTTGGGCGTGATGGATATGGTGGTTCTCCTCAAGGTGATGATGTTGGACGTAATGGATATGGTGGTTCTACTAAAGTTACTAATGTTGGACTTGATGGATATGGTGTTCCTAGTCAAGGTGATGTTGTTGGACGTGATGGATATGGTGGTTCTACTCAA encodes the following:
- the LOC104217502 gene encoding uncharacterized protein isoform X2, producing MEMSGNGGRRMSGKTQKKKKKKISLENYLDIIHSHKQLDDLNIANLKEIISMHGFKKMGTTKNVLIEAVKTMELMDLSRSTLQEEISSEEAFVSVDEAIKHLTQLNWQECCVASLQTICFSADEAVRDYSNHCHEKKTKKKKTNNDASASSMPNIMLPPTDKEGSQAADEG
- the LOC104217502 gene encoding uncharacterized protein isoform X3, with the translated sequence MEMSGNGGRRMSGKTQKKKKKKISLENYLDIIHSHKQLDDLNIANLKEIISMHGFKKMGTTKNVLIEAVKTMELMDLSRSTLQEEISSEEAFVSVDEAIKHLTQLNWQECCVASLQTICFSADEAVRDYSNHCHEKKTKKKKTNNDASASSMPNIMLPPTDKEGCYARY
- the LOC104217502 gene encoding uncharacterized protein isoform X1 is translated as MEMSGNGGRRMSGKTQKKKKKKISLENYLDIIHSHKQLDDLNIANLKEIISMHGFKKMGTTKNVLIEAVKTMELMDLSRSTLQEEISSEEAFVSVDEAIKHLTQLNWQECCVASLQTICFSADEAVRDYSNHCHEKKTKKKKTNNDASASSMPNIMLPPTDKEVTGSQAADEG